The DNA sequence gacaaaacaaaatgacatAATTTTTACTTGATTTCAAACTTTGGTGTTAGCCTATGAGTGTACCAATTACTCGGTAACCTCTTGGGTGAACGTTCACCCGATAAGCGAACCCCTTTCAAGTTTTTTACCTACGAGTGTGAATTGAAGATCTTGGGAGCTATCTCAAAACATTACTTGGTTCCTCTTAGGTGAACCAATTACTCGGTAACCCCTTAAGAGAAGCCCTTTCAAGTTTTATACCTACGAGCGTGAACCGAAGATCTTGGGAGCTATCTCAGAACATTACTCGGCAACCTTATGGGTGAATCGATTACTGGGTAACCCCTTAAGTGAAGCCCTTTCAAGTTTTCTACCTACAAGTGCAAACTGAAAATCTTGGGAGCTATCTTGAAATATTACTCGGAGGGCCCATcatccttactagcacatcGCCTGATGTCCACCTctttcagggctcagccttcCTGCTGGCACATCCAATTGATGtggaccccaccaaatccacctccttcggggtCNaccccaccaaatccacccccttcggggtcccagcatccttgctggcacatcgcctcatgtccacccccttaaGGGCTCAGCCTACCCACTGACACGtcgcccagtgtctgactctgataccatttgtaacggcccaggtccaccgctagcaaatattgtcctctttggactttcccttccgggcttcccatcaaagtttttaaaacgcgtctagtaggaaaaggtttcattttcctcccaaccaacgtgggatcttacatatatatatatatatattttggacATCTTATTCATCATTGCTTACATCACAGTCTTTCACTTCAAATTGgaacatatataatatttagtacGTACTAAAGGGTTAACCCCACTAGAAgggatttttgttttccttccaATTACTAAATTCTCTCAACCATTTTCAAGATCTGAGTAAGCAAAAACCTAGCAGTTGATAAGATTAGCACAGACTGTTTAGCTGTAGAAGTCAACCTAAGGGACTATAATGCTTCCATTTCCACCGATCAAGAACAGTTTCTACGACAAAATTTGTAATGGAAAcgggaaaattaaaatggggACTTACCTTGATTCCTTGATTTCCCTGTTTCACTTCGGTATTTGGATACTCAACCCATCAGCCAGTTTCAGAAGTCTGCGCACTAAAAAATGCTGCCAACCTGTcccaaaaattaagaaatttttttatactaaaGATACATTGTAACTTatcattatattaattaaacttgtAAGCtattaataaacaatttaGACACTAATTTAAGAATATCTCGACCATCAATCTCATCACACGTGTGGACACAATTTGTACATTTGTTTAATCGACTGACAACTAAAAAAAGACAGGTTTCTAGGcattattttttgttcctttctctatcgctgaagcaaaaaagaaaaatcggAATAACCAGAGGACTGTGTCTCGTCTCCATCAAAGGTCAGCCCTCGGCcccatttcttttattttctttaattttattttcattcaatatGATCAAAATGAGCACAGATTCATCGCACCCAGTTCTTCGATCCACCCTTTTGCCTCTCTTGCTTATCAGATTTCCTTTATAGAGATTCGATTAATCAAAACTTAGTTTGTTTCCCAATAATGTTTTTGAGTTTTGGCAGATTAGGCgaaaattcaaatctctaaGTCAAAATTACATATATTACTTTTTCAATCGAGCTATTCTCGAGCTAATTCGTGGGTCTTTAAAGTTTAGATCAACGGGTCAAGACATATATTCTCGACTAAATAAGTCCCTAAAGTACAGTCTTATATTCATTTGCTTTGAAGTAGCTAGACGGATGACTTCTAAGCTAGGCTTGTGCAACTCAAAGTTGAGAAGTCGGCCTATGATTTTGTTAGGGTTGTTAACTCTACGAGCTATATAAACTCAAGTTGCCTAAATCCAAGCTATATAAACACGAGCTATATTAATTTCTACCAATTAAACTCATAAACCAAATGACATTTTTGCTATATTGATTAAAGATATTGCTAAGTTATGGTTAATTCTACTGgacaaaacaaaatgacatAATTTTTACTTGATTTCAAACTTTGGTGTTAGCCTATGAGTGTACCAATTACTCGGTAACCTCTTGGGTGAACGTTCACCCGATAAGCGAACCCCTTTCAAGTTTTTTACCTACGAGTGTGAATTGAAGATCTTGGGAGCTATCTCAAAACATTACTTGGTTCCTCTTAGGTGAACCAATTACTCGGTAACCCCTTAAGAGAAGCCCTTTCAAGTTTTATACCTACGAGCGTGAACCGAAGATCTTGGGAGCTATCTCAAAACATTACTCGGCAACCTTATGGGTGAATCGATTACTGGGTAACCCCTTAAGTGAAGCCCTTTCAAGTTTTCTACCTACAAGTGCAAACTGAAAATCTTGGGAGCTATCTTGAAATATTACTCGGTAACCTCTTGGGTGAACCAATGATTCGGTAACCCCTTAAGTGAAACCCTTTCAAGTTTTCTACCTACGAGTGTGAACTGAAGATCTTGGGAGCTATCTCAAAACATTACTCGGTAACCTCTTGGGTGAACCAATTACTCAGTAACCCCTTAAGTGAAACCCTTTCAAGTTTTCTACCTATGAGTGTGAACTAATCTTGGGAGCTATCTCAAAACATTACTCGGTAACCTCTTGGGTGAACCGATTACTCAGTAACCTCTTAAGTGAAGCTCCTTCAAGCTTTCTACCTACAAGCATGAACCGAAGGTCTTGAGAGCTATCTCAAAACATTACTCGGCAACCACATGGGTGAACCGATTACTCGGTAACCCCTTAAGTGAAGCCCTTTCAAGTTTTCTACCTACAAGCATGAACCGAAGATCTTGGGAGCTATCTCAAAACATTACTCGGTAACCTGTTATCAATGTTCACAGTACATCTATCCCTGATAAACAACATCATTTATAGAACTCTTCATACATTTATTGAAAATGATGGTAAAATAAGTTGAACTCCTTTTGTCCAAATCTTGTAGAACCATCATTAAGGTGTATGCAAACCTTTGAATGTCTCAGGTTCAGATGTCATTCATTTTTGGAGGTGTGTTAGCATATTTCCATGTTGCATACATCAAGCTATCATAATTTCTATTTCCAGCTACCTCGCTTTCGGGTACTGCCTCAGAAATCTCGTTCAGGTCGTCTTTGTCGAGCATCACTGTCAAGGAACCGATGTTCtgctccaaattttttatcttGGTTGTGCCTAGTAACAAAAAAGGACAAGAACAAGtcctgaaaagaaaagaaagtatcTGTACGGGAATTTGTATGCAGAAGGTAGAAGATAGCTCAAAATAATAGGTTTATGAAAGATTTCCCATCTTTGTTCTTGTGCTATAACTTCcgtaaaattataaatttagtcacGAAACTTTTACGGCTTTGTTTATTTAGTTCTTAGGTCCTTCTCTACTTCTTAGCCAGGAAAGGGGGTTGGTTGATGATGGATATTCGGGGGACCCATGGTTTACGTGTCTAAACTCCGATCGTATAGTTGGGTCTTTGCCTACTCTACGAAttcaaataaaaggaaaacctGACCAAGCAAGTTTCTGTGTTATTGAAAACCAGGAGAGAGAACCAAAGTCGAGGAAGGAGAATCATATGAGTCCTTAATTCACAAAGCCTAAATTTAACGTTTTAATATCGATtttctgaaaaagaaatagaaaaccGAGCAATCAGTGAAGCTCTTTCTATATCTACAGAATCATTAGAACCGTAGGCCCGGTTTGCTGACCCACCACGGGTCTACTACTTCTAACCAAATCAACTAATATTTAGACAAGAACGAGACTAAGTTAGCCGAAAGATGGTTTGAGGATCACCTGGAATTGGAACAACGTCATCTCCTTGTTGGAGAACCCATGCAAGAGAAAGTTGAGCAGGAGAGCAATGGTGCTTTTCAGCAAGCTTCTCTATTCGTGTGTAAAAGCACTTGTTCTTCTCCAAGTTTTCTTCGATGAATCGAGGATGCAAGCtctaagaaaagaagagattaGACACGAGTTTCGAAATTTACTTCAGACTAATCTTACCATcgtctcaaaaaaaaaaaaaatgtcctAATCAAAGCATTATTATTTCCTAACTGAGAGAGAAATAGTGCAAATTAGATACCAATAGGCTCTCAGCAGGCAAACTTTCCGCAACGGCTTTACCGGCAAAGAAGCCTCGACCGAGGGGGCTGTAAGGAACAATACCTATCCCTAGATTTCTACAAAACAATCAAGGGGCAATGTCCTCTTATTTAGCAAAGGAAAAATATGACAGCAGCATAGGCATAAAAACGAGAAAAACAAGCTATGTAACAAGGCAAAAGCTAATCATTTAGGTctcatttcataattatttgatttttttcgttttttgttctttgtttttgaaatttatactTGTTTTCTCATCATTTCTTTACcgtatgtttttattttttcttagaaAACGTTTGAATTCTTAGCCAAACtccaaaaactaaaacaagTTTTTACAAACTATTCTatttaatcttcaaattttagtttggattttgaaaaaacaaagaaactgaTAGATAGAACagttaattttcaaaaacaaaaaaccaaaagtcAAAAAGGTTATCAAACGAAGCTTACAAAGTAAAGAAATTATGGTTCTCTACTCCTTGAAGAGATTCAGTTACCAATGGGTGACAACCACCAGTGATCAAGATACAGATGCAAAACATGGATAGGACCACTCAAGAGGTGTAGATTTAGAGTCCAAGATTTGAACATTGATGGAACAATTATTTCTTACTACCAAATACAATAAAGCCAAACTGTAGTTCCTAGCTTTGAACTTAATAATCACAGTTGTTGGGAGAATCTGggtttaaaatatcaaatcatACTGATAGGAATGGAATTAGAAGGAAATTAGGAATAGTTGTTATGGCTTTTGGTTATAAATAGAGGAAGTGGGAAAGAGGAAAGTTAAgctgagatcccacatcgattggagatgaacgagtgccagcgtggacgctggccccaaaggggtggtggattgtgagatcccacattgattggcgAGGGGAACAagtgtgtgagatcccacatcggttggcgAGGGGAACAagtgtgtgagatcccacatcggttgaagaggggaatgaatcattccttataagggtatgaaaacctctcttgcatatgtgttttaaaaccttgaggggaagcccaaaagggtaagcccatagaggacaatatatgctagcggtgggcttaggctgttacaaatggtattagagctagacaccgggtggtgtgtcaacgaggacgatGGGtcatctgctagcggtgggcttgggctgttacaaatggtatcaaagccaacaccgagtggtgtgccggcgaggacgctggccccaagggggtggattgtgagatcccacatcgattagggaggaaaacgaaacattctgtataaggatgtggaaacctctcccaaacagaaacgttttaaaaaccttgaggagaaacccaaaagggagaaccaaaagatgacaatatctactagcggtggacttggggtTTAGTTGGTTTAAGGGTTGAGTGATCTCAAGAAAGGGAGGGTTCAAGTACCTCAAAACAGGTTTATCTTGTAGTTCGGTTGTCCTTTATATTTCAATACATCACGGGTCTATCATATACCTGCAGAGAGGAACAATCTCGTCCTCGATGTCACGTGTCCAGATCGACCACTCCATTTGTAGAGCCGTAATAGGATGAACTGCATGTGCTCTCCTTATTGTCTGTGGATTGGCTTCAGATAAACCTATATACTTGATCTTTCCCTCTTGCACCAGTTTTTTCAGCTCACCCATCTACAAACCAAGAACATATATCTCAAAACCAATCTACAAGTACTTGTTAGTGCTATCACTAAtgaaaaaaggaacaaaaaattaGTATAATGAACAACAAAGTGGGGAAATGAGTAAGGGCTATTTACAGTTTCTTCTATAGGTGTAGATGTATCAGAACGATGTTGGTAATAGAGATCAATGTAGTCTATGTCAAGGCGTTTCAAGCTAGCCTCACAACATGACCGCACATACCCTGGGGTTCCCTTCACTGTCATAGAATGTCCAACCCATGTAATTCCAAACTTTGTGGCTATCTGAACTTTTTCTCTTGGTAACTGTTTCAAGGCCTGGAAAGGGGTTAATAGTGAAGAGAAAGACCTGTTTATNNNNNNNNNNNNNNNNNNNNNNNNNNNNNNNNNNNNNNNNNNNNNNNNNNNNNNNNNNNNNNNNNNNNNNNNNNNNNNNNNNNNNNNNNNNNNNNNNNNNNNNNNNNNNNNNNNNNNNNNNNNNNNNNGGGTCTATCATATACCTGCAGAGAGGAACAATCTCGTCCTCGATGTCACGTGTCCAGATCGACCACTCCATTTGTAGAGCCGTAATAGGATGAACTGCATGTGCTCTCCTTATTGTCTGTGGATTGGCTTCAGATAAACCTATATACTTGATCTTTCCCTCTTGCACCAGTTTTTTCAGCTCACCCATCTACAAACCAAGAACATATATCTCAAAACCAATCTACAAGTACTTGTTAGTGCTATCACTAAtgaaaaaaggaacaaaaaattaGTATAATGAACAACAAAGTGGGGAAATGAGTAAGGGCTATTTACAGTTTCTTCTATAGGTGTAGATGTATCAGAACGATGTTGATAATAGAGATCAATGTAGTCTATGTCAAGGCGTTTCAAGCTAGCCTCACAACATGACCGCACATACCCTGGGGTTCCCTTCACTGTCATAGAATGTCCA is a window from the Cucurbita pepo subsp. pepo cultivar mu-cu-16 chromosome LG07, ASM280686v2, whole genome shotgun sequence genome containing:
- the LOC111798283 gene encoding probable aldo-keto reductase 1 isoform X2; the encoded protein is MAEGQGVQIPRVQLGSQGLEVSKLGFGCLGLTGIYNSSLSDEDGISILKEAFNKGITFFDTADSYGPHSNEILIGKALKQLPREKVQIATKFGITWVGHSMTVKGTPGYVRSCCEASLKRLDIDYIDLYYQHRSDTSTPIEETMGELKKLVQEGKIKYIGLSEANPQTIRRAHAVHPITALQMEWSIWTRDIEDEIVPLCRNLGIGIVPYSPLGRGFFAGKAVAESLPAESLLSLHPRFIEENLEKNKCFYTRIEKLAEKHHCSPAQLSLAWVLQQGDDVVPIPGTTKIKNLEQNIGSLTVMLDKDDLNEISEAVPESEVGSIF
- the LOC111798283 gene encoding probable aldo-keto reductase 1 isoform X3 yields the protein MAEGQGVQIPRVQLGSQGLEVSKLGFGCLGLTGIYNSSLSDEDGISILKEAFNKGITFFDTADSYGPHSNEILIGKALKQLPREKVQIATKFGITWVGHSMTVKGTPGYVRSCCEASLKRLDIDYIDLYYQHRSDTSTPIEETMGELKKLVQEGKIKYIGLSEANPQTIRRAHAVHPITALQMEWSIWTRDIEDEIVPLCRNLGIGIVPYSPLGRGFFAGKAVAESLPAESLLSLHPRFIEENLEKNKCFYTRIEKLAEKHHCSPAQLSLAWVLQQGDDVVPIPGWQHFLVRRLLKLADGLSIQIPK
- the LOC111798283 gene encoding probable aldo-keto reductase 1 isoform X4, which produces MAEGQGVQIPRVQLGSQGLEVSKLGFGCLGLTGIYNSSLSDEDGISILKEAFNKGITFFDTADSYGPHSNEILIGKALKQLPREKVQIATKFGITWVGHSMTVKGTPGYVRSCCEASLKRLDIDYIDLYYQHRSDTSTPIEETMGELKKLVQEGKIKYIGLSEANPQTIRRAHAVHPITALQMEWSIWTRDIEDEIVPLCRNLGIGIVPYSPLGRGFFAGKAVAESLPAESLLSLHPRFIEENLEKNKCFYTRIEKLAEKHHCSPAQLSLAWVLQQGDDVVPIPGLVLVLFCY
- the LOC111798283 gene encoding probable aldo-keto reductase 1 isoform X6, whose product is MAEGQGVQIPRVQLGSQGLEVSKLGFGCLGLTGIYNSSLSDEDGISILKEAFNKGITFFDTADSYGPHSNEILIGKALKQLPREKVQIATKFGITWVGHSMTVKGTPGYVRSCCEASLKRLDIDYIDLYYQHRSDTSTPIEETMGELKKLVQEGKIKYIGLSEANPQTIRRAHAVHPITALQMEWSIWTRDIEDEIVPLCRYMIDP
- the LOC111798283 gene encoding perakine reductase-like isoform X1; amino-acid sequence: MAEGQGVQIPRVQLGSQGLEVSKLGFGCLGLTGIYNSSLSDEDGISILKEAFNKGITFFDTADSYGPHSNEILIGKALKQLPREKVQIATKFGITWVGHSMTVKGTPGYVRSCCEASLKRLDIDYIDLYYQHRSDTSTPIEETMGELKKLVQEGKIKYIGLSEANPQTIRRAHAVHPITALQMEWSIWTRDIEDEIVPLCRNLGIGIVPYSPLGRGFFAGKAVAESLPAESLLSLHPRFIEENLEKNKCFYTRIEKLAEKHHCSPAQLSLAWVLQQGDDVVPIPGTTKIKNLEQNIGSLTVMLDKDDLNEISEAVPESEVAGNRNYDSLMYATWKYANTPPKMNDI
- the LOC111798283 gene encoding probable aldo-keto reductase 1 isoform X5; its protein translation is MAEGQGVQIPRVQLGSQGLEVSKLGFGCLGLTGIYNSSLSDEDGISILKEAFNKGITFFDTADSYGPHSNEILIGKALKQLPREKVQIATKFGITWVGHSMTVKGTPGYVRSCCEASLKRLDIDYIDLYYQHRSDTSTPIEETMGELKKLVQEGKIKYIGLSEANPQTIRRAHAVHPITALQMEWSIWTRDIEDEIVPLCRNLGIGIVPYSPLGRGFFAGKAVAESLPAESLLLASSIHRRKLGEEQVLLHTNREAC